A stretch of DNA from Pasteurellaceae bacterium RH1A:
ACCAAAATATGGCCATCTTTGACAAGAGCGGGAAGCTGCTAGAAAAACGTTGCCTGCTAGACCAGGCTCCTGCGGGCTATACCGAACACGTGCGGGATCCTAAGCCTTGGGTAACAGCAGAGGGTAAGATCCGCTTTGTGCTGGGGGCCCAACGAGAGGACTTAACCGGTACCGCCCTAGTCTATGAAATGGACGACCTGCAAGGCCCGGCCCGCCTCTTGAGTGAATTGGCCGTGGAAGACTTTGACAACAGCCAGGTCTTTATGTGGGAATGCCCAGATCTCTTCAAATTAGGCGGCCAGGATATTTTTGTTTGGTCGCCCCAGGGGAAAGAAAGGGAAACGACCCGCTTTCAAAATAACTACCACGCCACCTACGCCCTAGGCAAACTAGCAGAGAAGAGCCTCCAGGCCCAACATATTGAAGAGCTAGACTACGGCTTTGACTTCTACGCCCCACAAACCGTGCAAAATACTGACGGCCTCTTGCTGGGCTGGGTCGGCCTGCCAGATCTGACCTACCCAACTGACAAGTACAAGTGGCACTCTATGCTGAGCCTGCCTCGCCAGTTACGGGTGGAGGGCCATAAGATCTACCAAAAACCGGCTCAACAGGTTTATGATCTCTTGGGGCCAAAAGTGGGCTTGAAGCTTCAGGGCAAGCAGGAGCTTGCTCATCTTGATCGTGCCTATTTGCAAATTTCTGTGCAAAATCAACCGCTTGAGCTTAAGTTCTTCAATAATGCCCAGGGCCAACACTTGGTGCTTCGCTATGAAAAAGGCCTCTTGAGCTTGGATCGTTCTCAATCCGACCAAACCGACCTGATGGAAAAATTTGGCAGCCTTCGTCACTGCGAGATTGGTCAACTAGATAAACTGGAAATCTTCCTTGACCGTTCGGTTATTGAGATTTTTGCCAATGATGGGGAAAAGGCCCTAACCTCTCGCTTCTTTATTGCTGAGCGGGAGAATGTGGTGGAAGCATCTAGAACTGTGGAAGCTACGATAGCGAAAGTCGGTTCGATTGCTTATTTGTAGGACGACTGATGGCGCAAGCGTCCACGCTTGTGCCTAATATGGATACTAAGCACCAGCCTGGAGGCTGGCGCTATCATTAAATAGAAAAAATGGACATTAAACAACCTAAAAAACGGATCACTCTGGGCGAAATTGCCCAGCTTGCAGGCGTGTCGAAAACCACGGCCAGCATGATTTTAAATGGAAAGGGAGAAAACTTCCGCATTCGGCCTGAAACCCGCCAGCGGGTAGAAGCCATTGCCAAGCAGCACGGCTACCGAGCCAATGCCTACGCCCGCTCCCTCCAGGCCCAACGCACCAATGTGATTGGCATGGTCATCCCTGATTTGGCCAACTACGGCTTTGCCTCCACGGCCAAGACCCTGGAAAAACTCTGCCGTGACAAGGGGCTTTTGTTGGTCATTGCCTGCTCGGACGACAACCCCCAACAGGAAAAACAGGCCATCGAACGGCTCTTGGACAGGCAGGTCGATCTGCTCATTACCGCCCCCACCCACCAAGACCCGAGTTACTACAACCAGA
This window harbors:
- a CDS encoding fructosidase; this encodes MHIFNQGKYKSLHAQEAGELDAVRQTVLEDQDFYPTYHLAPPTGLLNDPNGLIFDGEKFHIFYQWFPYDALHGMKHWKHFVSQDLQTFREADPLVPDEMFESHGCYSGGAILWQDKIVAFYTGNTRRASDNQRVPHQNMAIFDKSGKLLEKRCLLDQAPAGYTEHVRDPKPWVTAEGKIRFVLGAQREDLTGTALVYEMDDLQGPARLLSELAVEDFDNSQVFMWECPDLFKLGGQDIFVWSPQGKERETTRFQNNYHATYALGKLAEKSLQAQHIEELDYGFDFYAPQTVQNTDGLLLGWVGLPDLTYPTDKYKWHSMLSLPRQLRVEGHKIYQKPAQQVYDLLGPKVGLKLQGKQELAHLDRAYLQISVQNQPLELKFFNNAQGQHLVLRYEKGLLSLDRSQSDQTDLMEKFGSLRHCEIGQLDKLEIFLDRSVIEIFANDGEKALTSRFFIAERENVVEASRTVEATIAKVGSIAYL